Proteins encoded together in one Carya illinoinensis cultivar Pawnee chromosome 3, C.illinoinensisPawnee_v1, whole genome shotgun sequence window:
- the LOC122305758 gene encoding protein MIZU-KUSSEI 1-like: MHALMEDLKLRLTSNHVESPARSSGTPPPLATPRHSSLVQPSQKKKRKTKALRVFRSVFRTFPIIAPTTCKMGSIPLGIPDSHHTSSGTRVTGTLYGYRKGRVSLSVQETPRCLPTLVVELAMQTNVLQKEMSLGMVRIALECEKRSDKDKTRLLDEILWTLYCNGKKSGYGVKREATEEDLNVMELLKPVSMGAGVLPGNSEVEGPDGELAYMRSYFEHVVGSKDSETLYMLSPDGNNGPELSIFFVRI, encoded by the coding sequence atgcatgcattaatgGAGGATCTAAAACTACGTCTCACATCCAATCATGTAGAGTCTCCGGCGAGATCTTCAGGTACGCCTCCTCCACTTGCGACGCCCCGCCACTCGTCCCTCGTCCAACCATCCCAGAAAAAGAAGCGCAAGACTAAAGCACTCAGAGTCTTTCGCTCTGTCTTCCGAACTTTCCCGATCATAGCGCCAACGACATGCAAGATGGGGTCGATCCCGCTCGGTATACCGGACTCTCATCACACCAGCAGCGGCACCCGAGTCACCGGCACCCTGTACGGATACCGTAAAGGACGTGTAAGCCTGTCCGTGCAGGAAACCCCGAGGTGTCTTCCCACGTTGGTGGTTGAGCTAGCCATGCAGACAAACGTGTTACAAAAGGAGATGAGCTTGGGGATGGTCAGGATTGCTCTTGAATGCGAGAAGAGATCTGACAAGGACAAGACGAGGCTCTTGGACGAGATCTTGTGGACATTGTATTGCAATGGGAAAAAGAGTGGCTATGGGGTTAAGAGAGAGGCTACGGAGGAGGATTTGAATGTAATGGAGCTCCTCAAGCCCGTGTCAATGGGTGCCGGTGTTCTACCTGGGAATTCTGAGGTCGAAGGGCCGGACGGCGAGCTCGCATACATGCGTTCCTATTTCGAACACGTCGTGGGTTCCAAGGATTCCGAGACACTGTACATGTTGAGCCCGGACGGGAACAATGGACCTGAGCTTAGTATTTTCTTTGTGAGGATTTGA